In a genomic window of Streptomyces katrae:
- a CDS encoding SDR family NAD(P)-dependent oxidoreductase: MSESRVALVTGSSSGIGAAVAERLAAEGIRVVVNSARSAEAGKELAARLPDAVYVQGDVSDAEDARRIVRTAIEAYGRLDILVNNAGVTRFIPLGDLEAADAAAWREIFDVNVIGAWQMITAAVPHLRESGAGCVVNISSVSATRALGSSVPYAVSKAAVNHMTRLLASQLGPSVRVNAVAPGLIDTPWYEGAEEVWESSREWITENTPLRRVGTPRDVAEATLYLVDAAYTTGDVLTVDGGRHIV, from the coding sequence ATGAGCGAGAGTCGCGTCGCCCTGGTCACCGGTTCTTCCTCGGGGATCGGAGCCGCCGTCGCCGAGCGGCTGGCCGCCGAGGGGATACGTGTGGTCGTCAACTCCGCGCGCAGCGCGGAAGCCGGCAAGGAGCTCGCCGCGCGGCTCCCGGACGCCGTGTACGTACAGGGGGACGTCTCCGACGCCGAGGACGCGCGGCGGATCGTGCGGACCGCGATCGAGGCCTACGGCCGGCTGGACATCCTCGTCAACAACGCGGGCGTGACCCGCTTCATCCCGCTCGGCGACCTGGAGGCCGCCGACGCGGCGGCGTGGCGGGAGATCTTCGACGTCAACGTGATCGGGGCCTGGCAGATGATCACCGCGGCCGTCCCGCACCTGCGCGAGTCCGGTGCGGGCTGCGTCGTCAACATCTCCTCGGTGTCCGCGACCCGGGCCCTGGGGAGTTCGGTCCCCTACGCCGTGAGCAAGGCCGCCGTCAACCACATGACCCGGCTGCTCGCCTCGCAGCTGGGCCCGTCGGTCCGCGTCAACGCCGTGGCACCCGGGCTGATCGACACCCCCTGGTACGAGGGCGCCGAGGAGGTCTGGGAGAGCTCCCGCGAGTGGATCACCGAGAACACCCCGCTGCGCCGGGTGGGCACGCCCCGGGACGTGGCGGAGGCGACGCTGTACCTGGTGGACGCCGCCTACACGACGGGGGACGTGCTCACGGTCGACGGCGGGCGGCACATCGTCTGA
- a CDS encoding response regulator transcription factor, producing the protein MRAVIAEDSVLLRIGLVKVLEMAGFEVAAETGDAEGLLAAVEEHRPDLALVDVRMPPGFTDEGVRAALMIRSQSPGTAVLLLSQFVEERYAADLLSSRSGAGIGYLLKQRVADVEEFIDALRRVAAGGTALDPQVVAQLLLRRGGPDPLERLTPREREVLALMAEGRSNAGIADGLVVSESAVAKHINNIFAKLDLPPAAEAHRRVLAVLRFLDGAS; encoded by the coding sequence GTGCGGGCTGTGATCGCCGAGGACTCCGTCCTCCTGCGCATAGGTCTTGTCAAAGTCCTGGAAATGGCCGGATTCGAGGTGGCCGCCGAGACCGGCGACGCCGAGGGACTGCTCGCCGCCGTCGAGGAGCACCGGCCCGACCTCGCCCTCGTCGACGTCCGGATGCCGCCCGGATTCACCGACGAGGGCGTCCGGGCCGCCCTGATGATCCGCAGTCAGAGCCCGGGCACGGCCGTGCTGCTGCTCTCCCAGTTCGTGGAGGAGCGCTACGCGGCCGACCTGCTGTCCTCCCGGAGCGGCGCGGGCATCGGCTATCTGCTCAAGCAGCGCGTCGCCGACGTCGAGGAGTTCATCGACGCCCTGCGCCGCGTCGCGGCCGGCGGCACCGCCCTCGACCCGCAGGTCGTGGCCCAGCTGCTGCTCAGGCGCGGCGGACCGGACCCCCTGGAGCGGCTCACCCCGCGCGAGCGCGAGGTCCTGGCCCTGATGGCCGAGGGCCGCTCCAACGCGGGGATCGCGGACGGGCTCGTGGTGAGCGAGAGCGCTGTGGCCAAGCACATCAACAACATCTTCGCCAAGCTCGACCTGCCCCCGGCCGCGGAGGCCCACCGGCGGGTCCTCGCCGTCCTGCGGTTCCTGGACGGTGCCTCGTGA